The stretch of DNA ttcgaaacatttttttttaaccgaaTTTATTACACTTTCATACTCATTAAATagtctaaaaaataaaaaaaggaaagctgaaaagattaatttgaaaagtgaaaattaataagaaaaaaataatcaggaaaaatcattaactaaattataaaatattcttcgtTATTCAATGGACAGATTGATAAGTTTTTTAGGTGTGATAATGttggttttaaaattataatattcaaACTGCTGGAAAAAAGCattgaagagagagaaaaaaagggaatagagagagagctttgatggaaaattaattatataataataaaatgatagAAATGTGTACCTTTATTAAGtataaaaaacaacaacaacaaaactataaattacaatgaattaaaaaaatgaaaaacaaaaaaaaattatcgtgTCCTCTGAGAGAAAAAGTGAGAAGAGAAGATGAAGCATGTTGTgtaatcaaaataattattttatataattattattatatatatatatactttttattGAGTAATGAATAGAGATATTACAattacaaaaaggaaaaaaatgataagaacacacccaaaaaaaaaacaaattgttacTCTTGGACATATTTGTAATAATGGatgaaatttgtaaaaaaaaaaaaagaaaataatacaagaaaagagaaaaacgtCGTGCAAGATAAGCaaggagttttttctttctattatattttgttcttttttgtgttattttcaCAATGCACAATCACACGGCATTGGCGATACATTTGCGATGAGTCTTTATCAGGTTGTAGGTGTCAACCTTGAAGGTGGCGATCTGGCGAATAACACTCAAAATTTCCTCTTGCAACTCATTTTGGGCTTCATCGATGGCCGTATTGACTTCCTCACGGATCCCCTCGGGAGCATTAAGGAGGGATTTCCCGTCAACAGCACGGAAGATGATGGTTTTGAGTTCTGCAGTGCGTACAGTTAGTCCAATGATGGCGTCATCAATGGTCCTCATATCGCCCCGTAGGAGGTTGACAACGTTGAGGTTGCATGCGGAGATCATCACCTCATCCGGGGACACCATCTCGGCATCATAGGCCTGCCCCAGAACCTCATTGATGGACCTCACAGTGAATCCCGCAACATCCTGGTGGATTCGTTCGATTTCACTCTCAAAATTCCGAGCAATTGATGTAACGCGTGACTGCAGAGAAGCAAAATTGCTCTGTCCCAGCACTTCTCCAGAGAGGATTCCCTAAAAGAATCCAATGTATCAGCGCTTTGAAGATAAACCATGAAGAGAAGAAGTAGAAAACTCACCaggaaagcaataaaaatgaaaattttattcattttttctgtaaaatttcGTCAAACTCACtcaaaatttgcagaaaaactGCCAAGAATGGCTATGCCTTTAGTACCCCATTGAAAGGTGCTATCACACAGTCATTTATTGGGCATCCGACTTGATTAGAAGATGATTACAAGTTGATAATAAATAGGTAAGTGATAATACCGCCTACaagccaagaaaaaaaacagtcgcgcaataaaatttcatttcctctcaatattttctttagaaaaattattctaaaagaatattttaaagaaaaagaaaactagagaaaataattcagtaGAAgtctggaatttttatttttaaattcgcaaaaaatatatctacTGGGTTCTAAAAGGATTGgtccataaaaaaatcaaaaaatgcaagagaaaaaaagttaatttagtaagttaaccctttcgcgaccGCATGAAACATTCGTTTAACGCTTTCCTTGGATCCTTTTATGctaattcagttttttttaaattattaaaatatgtaattaaccctttcgcgtccaacgtgaaacataaaaacattgaaacatgcgcacttttatcacgatatttattctatgaatgctcTCAGAGGACATTTTTCAGGCAAAACTTCTTTGACCTTTTCTTTCTGAATTTCATatatttcttggaaattaaatatttcatgtttGGTTTTACGAATGACCCAAGAAAACGCGAAAGGattaaaattttggaaaataaaaggtGGTCCAGGAAATTAGGTCATGATTTTAACAGCTAATAACTTTTGATTCGATTGGAATATGTACCTAtctacttttcattttaaataaacgcGGATTTGCTCAATAATACAGGGTGGCCAagaaattagggcatgattttaaccgtgaataacttttgattggattgagatatctgaaagcttttgccgccaaaagatgcataaactcaaaaagtttacgcatcttttggtgacagaaattttcagaaatctcaatccaatcaaaagttattcacggttaaaatcatgccctaatttctTGGTCACCCTGTATTACATAGTCGCACCCCACTCATAGAACCAATAAATAaggcattaaaatttatgcaaaactataaattaattgaaacataatcaaaattattaataaatctttttttttttattattacagACACAACCAGaatcatattttttacaaattaaaaaaaaaacgaatagaattaaatgttaattgtGAATTTCCTTCACACTAATCCCATTAGTTGGTGCAATTCCCTCGTTCACATGCAAGAATTTCAGGATTGAAGAATGAATCCTCGGGGCAATGAATCACATGGAGATTTAGATCATGATCACACAGAAGGTACGACGTGCAATCTGTGGGATCGATAAAGATCCCCGAGGTGACACAGGTGTTGCTAGGCGGTAGTGTGGGATGACCTTCGGGGCTGCCCAGGCGGCATTCGTTGTTTACAAAGTGCTCCGATGGGCCACACCGATAGAGTCCTGGATAGAGGACACGTCGCCCATCTTCGAGTACTTCGGCCTTGcaaatgtagaaaatattgGAATTTCCTGGCCAGGCACCACGATCACCAACATTCTCGCACCTATACTGATGCTCCCTGCACACGTGATTGTCAATGGTGATGGAGCAATCACCTGTAATCACGGAGAATGCACTATTGCCACCACATTCCACATTGATGGCACCAAAGCTGTTGCCACTGCGGTAGCACATGTGATACATTTGGCAGTCGTACGGATCAGGGAAGATCCCAGCTGCTGTGCAGACAAAGTTCCTCTCATGTCCCACTGGATTGCACGGTCCGGAGGCATTTGAGCACGTTCCAGCAACGACATTGCAAAAGTACCCGCCTGCTGTGTCGCACTCCTCAATGGGAATTGTATGCCATTGCTGGTCAATCAGCACGCAAACCCCAACAACGCTGCAACTGTAGCAGATGATACCTTCCGTTTGGCGTTCTTCGCAGGAATTTGTCTCAAATGTGGTAATCTCACCCATGTGCCAATTCCTCACGAGAGTCACCTTCAAGGACATGGTTattattaaaatgcatttacaGAAGGTTCTAAAATGTGGATAGATAGATAGAGGTATAGAGGTTTGTAGCATGATGGATGGGATGCATTAATCAATCTCAAATGACGGATAtttgagcagaaaaaaaatgagtcttgataagcaatttttgcaaggaatttaatcaatttgcaaagaaatttttggaagtttttccataagaatttttttttttgaagtctTAAGATGATAACGGAAATCTTTCAAAACATGTATTTTATGAGTAAAAAATAATCCTTGTTATCTCAGATCCTGAAGAAGTAATCACATTGATTCGAAACATCATTATTTATCCGTTGTAAAACAAGAAGAACAAGAAATATCACAAGACTCACAAAACTAAAtataatgcataaaaatatattttttaaaattttattttattaacagCGAGAAATAATGAGTCCAATGAGGATGCAGTTAAAGTAAAGTAAACTTACTGAGAACAGGAAGATAAGTATAATGGGCAGTACTTCAGCCATTTCTCAGCCACAGAGCAAAACTAACTGGGAGAGCGAAGGTACTTCCTGACCATTTGCAGTGGCAATTTGTCATTGTGCGGGAAGGAAATCAGGCAGCCAACAAGATTGGTGATAGTGATTGACGGCCACGCAATCAAAGCAAGGTGACAACACGCATGATAAGAAGAGGATGGAGTTTGAGGAATTCGGTGGACGATATgctggttgatttttttgtatgatcAATGGGAATGCCATTCCAAGTGAAGGGCTTCACTGCCTCGTGTTAGAATATCAAAGGATGCCCGGAGGTGGCCATAGGATTCCGTATGGATACCCTTTGTGCGATTTCCATGCGCTAGCACGGATGGGTCTCTCAATTCTGGTACCCAATCTGAGAACCATCCAATGATCTTTGACCACAAATCCATGGGTTTTGGTGAAATGATGGGAGCTTCAATTCTTCGGCGTTTATCCCTCTCTGGCAGGGGAATGTGTAGCCTAGCATAGCCACGACACACCTCTGTGCCCCACAAATTACTTCCCCACAAACTCACGACAATCTGTGGCCCTGGAACGAAGAGAATATTATCAAGGATTTCCTCTCAAtaattcaaggattttttttatt from Lutzomyia longipalpis isolate SR_M1_2022 chromosome 4, ASM2433408v1 encodes:
- the LOC129796504 gene encoding B9 domain-containing protein 1; amino-acid sequence: MDFEKHFHLSIFGQLESLFLPLGCDSRAVYCRYEILAGPDWELVSGTKTGITQTCSASRQRFQEISLNMPLEFTYKSTNPFGWPQIVVSLWGSNLWGTEVCRGYARLHIPLPERDKRRRIEAPIISPKPMDLWSKIIGWFSDWVPELRDPSVLAHGNRTKGIHTESYGHLRASFDILTRGSEALHLEWHSH
- the LOC129794528 gene encoding uncharacterized protein LOC129794528, coding for MAEVLPIILIFLFSVTLVRNWHMGEITTFETNSCEERQTEGIICYSCSVVGVCVLIDQQWHTIPIEECDTAGGYFCNVVAGTCSNASGPCNPVGHERNFVCTAAGIFPDPYDCQMYHMCYRSGNSFGAINVECGGNSAFSVITGDCSITIDNHVCREHQYRCENVGDRGAWPGNSNIFYICKAEVLEDGRRVLYPGLYRCGPSEHFVNNECRLGSPEGHPTLPPSNTCVTSGIFIDPTDCTSYLLCDHDLNLHVIHCPEDSFFNPEILACERGNCTN
- the LOC129796506 gene encoding uncharacterized protein LOC129796506; amino-acid sequence: MNKIFIFIAFLGILSGEVLGQSNFASLQSRVTSIARNFESEIERIHQDVAGFTVRSINEVLGQAYDAEMVSPDEVMISACNLNVVNLLRGDMRTIDDAIIGLTVRTAELKTIIFRAVDGKSLLNAPEGIREEVNTAIDEAQNELQEEILSVIRQIATFKVDTYNLIKTHRKCIANAV